gaacttgagctacgaggagcagcctgtcgaggtcttggcaagagaggtcaagaagcttcgcagtcgagaaatcccactggtcaagatcctttggcagaaccatggagtggaagaggccacgtgggagaaagaagaggacatgagagcccagtaccccgagctgttcgaggattagaactttcgaggacgaaagttttctaaggaggggagattgtaacgccccgccAAATTTGTCTTCCCTTTTTATCGTCTTAAGAGtaaaattcttgaaatttctttcgaattgaggaaatttttacttgtgattaatgaagatttagagatttttgtgggtgatttaatttgttaagttggttgttatttggactaaagtaggaagaaaaaaaaaaaaggggataaaagaaataatatttatgtttttatttagtattaattcttttaaaaaagggGGCTTTGGAAAGCGTGTAGTTCACCTCTTCCCcaagaagtgaaaaaaaaaaaaaaaagaagaaaaccctaaatcccaatctcccccgccgccgccgccgccgccgctagTCAACCGCCGTAGGTCACCACGCCGGTCTCCCAGCAGCGTCGAAGATCGGTCCACGTCGAGCCGCCGCGCGCCAAGGATCGaagccgccgcacgccaagGATCGAAGCCGCCTTCAGTCGGGAGTCGCAAGCCGAAGCCGAAGCCCatcgcgtctgcaagccgaatcgTGGCGGCCAGCCGAAGCCGAATCGCGTCGCTTCGTTTCGACGCCGAGCAGCCCCCGTCCGCAgccgccgagcgaagccgcatTTAAGCCGGACCACCGCAACCCGTCGCGCAACCCGAGTCCGGAAGTCAGCGTCACTCTGCGCGAAGATCAGacccgaccgaagacccgctcCGCGACCCGAGCCAACGCGCGCCGTATTCCGGAgaccgacccgcgcccgcgtgcacccgcgtgtgagccgcgccgcgcgcttctgcgtagccgagccgcgtctccctcctgttgcaagccgagccgcacgcgtagttcctgtccaagctgagccgcgcctgtctgcaccgcgagccgagccgatctccagcctccaagccgagccggttcctgccctattttccagccgagccgccaagcttattttggctcctcccacctatttttggtaaattaagtATTTATTTTGGGCATTTCCCCAATACGACCCAATGTTTTGGgcgctaaataatttaatttggactaaattaaattatttttcctaaggaacgtcttggaccgagtaactgctgcagcgggagattttcttcagtaggggctcaaccactgcaaccttttctggggtaagttatttcaaccgAGTTTTAACCGTTAGCCGTTGGTGACTTATTTACGaactttggcgttattaaatatttaggatcccgttgcttggaaagcacacgtgtcttgcggttaggactcgtcgagtgaatctccaggtaagagattctactactagtttcatgtttgaagtatgagactgtgtatgccctatgttgcatattgaggatttgacagtatgatgcctgaaataaacgctagtatgatgcaaatgacgatatagttgtgctatagcctgttatgtgtggcaagatccattatggttacgacgaatgtcgggacggagaatgtagaaatgattatgtgacatgttatatgctgatgccatgtgtatgtatactgcaattagggtacctgttagcttgattctgttagagtcgtacctgcatgggtgtccttcgggatcaccacctattgaggactgtgtggtccgacgggacgccagtctagcatgatatagacatgactcgagtgactcgacggggtcctcgcatcccgactgtcctaggtgtccccgggcaccgaagaccagagttacgttcctacgggagcgcatgattgcacgtgttcgggaacgtgccagagattgggtaccagttatcaggactctaacaggaagttaacaggcacctagtgggactagtagtgggtcccttactgagtatttttatactcattctctccattttatgttttcaggtagaggacgaggcaagggcaagggcaaactggcgagcgacccgaagtgagaccgaggagggccatagggactaccgcttccgcttatttcttatttcagattttagcatttgagtttgagtactttttttatttttcactatcttttatgtagatagggcccgagtaggatttcagaacgtttttacatttttgcacgactaccttgtttatgcttttataaatgaatttcttgaaccgtatgcttttaataaaattttatgacttaaaccacttgttctatattgagtaatgacttcgattcagtataaggagttgggtcgttacaagtgGGGAATAGTGACAGAAGAGAAATAGGGGAATGAGTATAATAGTCATAATCCTAATCCTCGAGTTATAATAACCCTTGGGACAAACATAGAGTGCTCCTTCGTAATCTGAGGGCCAAATAGCCCCTAATAAGTCAATGAAAACAATGTAAAACAATGTAAGAAAGTTCaaagaaataaattatatatgttaataACATTAGAGTAAGGCcaaattcttttttcttgaaTGTGTGTTCTGAGGACGTCTTTGTTTTACTCTTACTTTGTGAGTATATATTTGATTTGCATTTTGTTCTATATGTATAAGTGCAAATTTTAGGgtgatttttgaaattgtttgatagctattaaatttgattttgaatagttaatttttttaattaatttttaagtaataaaaatacttttaattaataatttaggaaAGTTTTTAAATCTTTTACATCATAAAACTTTTTGACATATAATCCTCTTGAAATCTCTTTAAGTATTTTAAGATTCCTCATTTGTGTCAAAAGTGATTGTTGCTCAACCGATCGAAAAAGAGAGATGTAAATTGGCTTGCAAAATTAATTGTAGGTACAAATATTGAGCTTGAGTTAGGTGTATAAGTTTTTCCATCAATTCTTGATAATATTATCCTTcaatttattttcaatatatatactCTAATCTTTATATCTCTTGAAAACTTTTTGAAGTGGGCCATATCGTTTTACACCACAAAGTCTCTTTTgcattttgccattttttttcttctaaatctTCACTGAGGcagattttttcttttcttttctttttttttaaagaatttagaaaatactatgtaatatttttgtaaatattttctattttgtcgTTTGTaataatatttcatttttatatatatatgaagaaaataaatttcatttttctaataAACTATTTCAACGGAAATGATTTTCAATTCGAAGAATTGAGTCGGCAGCTGTACCTTTCTTGTTGAATCGTTTGATCCCTCAATCAATTTTGAtatatgaatattttaaaattttcacttTTATTTCGAGTCAAAAGTTCTCAAATTTGTAAATACTTTTGGATTATTCTATTCATGAAAGTAATTTTGTTTCATTTCTCTCCCCAAAACAGAAATTATTTGGATATGGGATAGTTCCAGCTCGGAGTGGCATGTTCTTCTTCAAAGGGCTTATTTCAAACCCAGAAAATCGATACATTTTCATGCTTTAATGTAGCAATCTGTTGAAATTTCTTGATTTCATTTGATCTGAGAGACATACATTGAGGGAAAAAGAAGATCCATGTCAGTCATGGCTGCAGCAAGTACTCGTTCTATTTATCTTCTCTTCCGATGCCGACACGTATTGGACACGTGCTTGAAGGTTCAATCCAAACTCGAGTAACTTACTCTCAAGTTTCAACTGCTACAATTCCTTATCTCTCATCGACGGTTTCTTCGATCCTACGGCATCGGTTTTACTGTATTGAGAGGAAGGTTGAACAGAGGATTTCAGAACCTGCCCCTCCACTTAAGTGAAGGGATTCGATTCGTTTGATCTTATTGAAGAAGTTTCTGTGTCGAGAACTAGTTCTTCTTGGTGATTTTAGTGTAAGTATCGATATGGGTTTTTCATTTTCCGTCTATATTTGGATTAGAGATTTACAAATCTTCGATTCTTTTGATTTTGATCCAGTGGGTTGAATGTTGAATGTTGTTTTATTGATGGGTTTTGGAGTTATTACATTTATGTATATTTATCCTTTTTGTCTTTTGAATCTGGTGGAGCCCatttgagaaaaaggaaaacttgATTATCATTATATTAATCCTATAGAATGTTGTTTGTCGGTACAGGAAGTGTTAAGGAAGgtaatcttttcttttaatcttAAAGGGGATTTGGAGGAAGGTTGATTCTAATGGAGGTTTCGATTATGATTCATGTGGGATTCGTCCTTTTTCTTCTCTGGCTACTTTCCGCCTTCAATTGCTCCCATGTTGCCGCATATTTCATCTCCCTCATCTATCTCTATCTGGTAATTTTGATCATTTCTGTtatcatcttttttattttcatattccttttgtttctaacttcgaattttttTTGTGTGAAGTTGTGTTGTGGATCATCAGATAactgtttttaatgaatcgtagtTTTACCTTTTAAGACTTTTAGGAATCTGGTTCATTGAATGTGCTTCTCTGAAGCTTCATTTTGTGCTTTGGTTGAATCTTTTCCTTTGTTCCCTAATGAACTTCTGTTCTTCTTTTTGAAAGGTGCACGAGCGGTTCTTTTTGAAATTGAGGAGGAAATTGCAATTTGAGGAGAGAAAGCAAGCTAACCAGAGAAGGGTATAACTTCTTTCCCTTTCTAACCTAGAACACTTGAACAAATAATAAATGTTATCTACTGTAAAATTGAGGGGGTAacccctttcttcttcttctttgcttcCTTGTTTTTTAATAGAATTGTTTCATTTTGTTTTAAGTCGAATGTGATTTCTCTTCCACTTCAGGTTCTTACAGATTCTGAAACAGTTAGGTGGTTAAACCATGCAGTTGAGAAGATTTGGCCTATATGCATGGAGCAAATTGCTTCTCAAAAGATTCTCCTCCCTATCATTCCTTGGTTCTTGGAGAAGTACAAACCGTGGACTGCTGTATGATCCCAAAATAATTCTTTATAGACTCGCTTCTTTGATTGATACAACTTGTTGGAGCAGTTCAATGTCTTTTCAATATTAAACTTCCATCAATTTGATTCAGCGAACTTGAGAGATCCAAGAATATGCCAGTACATGATTTGTTCTCATTGTTTGGTAATCATAATTTTACATCCATACAGATTTTTGATGACTAGTGTATAATTGCAGAAGAAGGCTGTGGTTCAACATCTATATTTGGGACGAAACCCACCTATGTTTACTGAAATGAGGGTTCTTCGTCAGCCTAGCGAGGATGACCACTTGGTAGGAAGTACATTTTTGTGGTTGTTGGATTAGGATTCGTATAAACAcactcacacacacacatatattgCCTTTTACAGTTCCGAGTTTAATTTGGTTTGAAGGGATTAATCACAGGTTCTGGAGTTGGGAATGAACTTTCTTACAGCTGATGACATGAGTGCAATACTTGGTGTGAAGCTGAGGAAAAGACTAGGATTTGGAATGTGGGCAAAGTTGCATCTTACAGGCATGCACGTGGAAGGAAAGGTACAGAAATTTTTGTCATGTTTGTAAGGGTGTAGTTTAGGATgatttttaatatttcttttctGTTCGTGAGTTGAAAAGTAGAAGTGTTCAAATTCTGCTTGTATGATATTTTATATTGTGAAAAATGCTGATTCTACTGTCTTATGAGTAATTTCGGTTTTACTCGTGTAGTTCAATTGTGAGTTAAATTTTATCCGTGaagctttttctttttctttttcttttttttcagttttctcgtctttaGTTGTGTTCTTTCCTTGTAAGAATTCTACTCTTCTTCATACTGATTTGCATTATTTGCACCTTTTTCCTTGTCATGATTTGCATCATCTGCCATCAAATAGTCTTTGTGACACTGGGTGGGGAGTGTTGAATTAGCTTTGTGTTTGTATGTGTGTATGCTTTATTTCAACCACTCTTCATGTTCATTCTCAAGGTTTTGGTTGGTGTTAAGTTCCTTCGGGATTGGCCATACCTTGGCCGCATAAGACTATGTTTTGCTGAGCCTCCATACTTTCAGATGACCGTCAAACCTATCTTTACACATGGTCTTGATGTTACCGAACTTCCAGGAATTGCTGGATGGCTGGTACTATTCATCTTCTATTTAAGCAATTTTACCTTCacctcctttttctttcttttcccttgATTTTTCTTTGTTCTGGCTAAACTATGCTTTATTGCTCGTGGTTCTTATTCTCTGTCTAAATactatcatttttctttttttgctttcTTCTTATCAGGACAAGCTTTTGTCCATTGCCTTTGAGCAGACACTTGTTGAGGTGTAGTTCTAGAGCATTCTTGATAACACCTTCGTTCTTAGTTTTTGCATTTCATTTCATCCTTTAAGAATTGAAATTTGTGAAGGCCTGAATCAAATTATATTCCTAATGTACATTTATGTCCAGATTCCATGTTATTGCAGATGTTTTTCAACAATACTtaccaaattttaaattatcttGATCTTTGCAGCCCAATATGTTGGTTGTTGACATGGAGAAGTTCATTTCACCACAGCCAGGTACTTCGTTCTAAACACAATCACAACTTGGAGCTGTGGTcaaatgaaatattttaaagaatggTCAATCACAACCTAATGAATTGAAAGAATGCCATATCTGCACGTCTCCATGTCTGTTTTAGTTTTTCTCATAATCATGTCGCACAGCATGTTTAAAATAGTAATAGCCTTGCCCTTTGAGCAGCATGCTTTACAATATTTCTTCTATCCTAGAATGGTTTAAACTCCCTTGGTTGCACTCCCACGGTTTGCATACCATGTTTGTGacaattaattttataattcaTACCAAGTTTGTACATAATATATTGTATGTGCCAGTCATGGGTCAACGGCCAACAACTATTgctaaaaaattgtttttgatTTCATATATTGTCTGTTTGTTGAACTCCAAATTGTGTTTGCTGGTCTTTTGAAAGTTTCTGTCTATGAAGTGTGGTATATGTAATTTGTATAAAAAATTTATGCAAAGATGGTGAAATTCTGATTTCAATTTGCATCACTCTTGGTCTGCAAGCCATTGGCTTGTAATTCTATTTCCTACTTCTTTTGAGCTTTTAGATATGAATATGTATCGTCCGGCATGTTCTCTAAGCTtttgaaaatcaaaatttaGAAGTGACTACATATGTTTCAATGTTGATGGATCTTTCTCCTTGTCCATGACCTTATATTTCCAGAAAATTGGTTCTCTGTTAACGTGAAGGAACCAGTCGCCTATGTCATAGTTGAAGTTGTTGAAGGAGCAGACATGAAGCCATCTGATCTAAATGGTTCTTCCAACATTCTTCCTCTTATGTATTATAGTTTTGATGATTTCCTTACATCGCTGGTGAATTCAGCTCACAGTTGAAGCCTTTCAGGTCTGGCTGATCCGTATGTAAAAGGTCAACTGGGTCCGTACAGATTCAGAACCAAAATTCAAAGGAAAACACTGTCTCCACAGTGGCGTGAGGAATTCAAAATCCCAATTGTCACATGGGAATCAGAAAATGTGCTTGCTATTGAAGTTCGTGACAAGGACACATTTGTCGACGACGCACTTGGGTTTGTCTTCAAATTTGTAACTTCTGTGATATAATTGGTTTGTTGCAAGTTTTGATCTTGTGACCATAGCTTAAATGAGATTTGATGTCTAGTCCTTCTGCCTTCACTTTCATCTTTCCCTTTGCTTTATCATTTTTTGATAATGCTCAAATCCAATCTAATATTCTATCTGCAGAAATTGTTCTGTCTGCATTGCGGACCTGAGGGATGGCAAACGACATGATATATGGTTGCCTCTTGAAAACATTAGAACAGGACGATTGCATCTTGGAATCACTGTTTATGAAGACAGAAAGAAGGTTATgtcccttcccttcccttcccttcccttcccttcccttccaTGTATCCTTTTCTCTGTTCGGTGCTGGTGTAATTTGTGTTCCCTAGGAAAGGatctttcaaattttgttttactGGAAAATGAAATTCCTAACAGAAGAAAGGTTGTTTTCTAGTATTGATTATGTAATACTGTACTTTAGGTGGAGGAGTATCCTTCTCAGACAGAAACCTTGAATGTGGAAGAGAACGAGGGTTCCCCTAAAAGTGAGACCAAAAATGATAAGGCTTCAACCTCACCTGTATCGATGGAGCCTGAAAAAGGGATTGATAATTTTGAGCCCATCGATGTTAAAGGGCAGAAGGAGACAGGAATATGGGTCCACCGTCCAGGAAGCGAAGCTTCAAAAACTTGGGAGCCTCGGAAGGGACCAAGTAGGCGGCTTGATACCGAAATCCGTAGGGAGCCTAATGAATCTGTAAGCAGTGGAGAGATAAAATCTTGTACTAATGATTCAAGCAGTGCTGATGATAGTCCTGAGGAGAAACATCGAAAAATATCAGTTCGTAGGGGACTAAGGAAGCTGAGTTCAGTTTTTCACAGGAGTCCTCGGGATGAGGATCGATCAGGAAGCTTAGTGGAGTCTGCTAAATCCCCCCAATATACCAATGTTAGGGCTGCAAATGCCGAACGGGGCGTCAAGGTTATTCTTGTGGATAACATTTCCAGTACTGCTGATAAGGTGGTATTTACAGAAGGAAAGTCGAGCAACGATGGTAGTGATCCAGAGAGTCCAGGAAAAGGTGGTAATGTGAAAGGCATGGCTAAAAGCATTATCAGACAGGCTGAGAAATCTGCTCGTAGTAT
This region of Cucumis melo cultivar AY chromosome 7, USDA_Cmelo_AY_1.0, whole genome shotgun sequence genomic DNA includes:
- the LOC103501763 gene encoding C2 domain-containing protein At1g53590 isoform X2, which produces MEVSIMIHVGFVLFLLWLLSAFNCSHVAAYFISLIYLYLVHERFFLKLRRKLQFEERKQANQRRVLTDSETVRWLNHAVEKIWPICMEQIASQKILLPIIPWFLEKYKPWTAKKAVVQHLYLGRNPPMFTEMRVLRQPSEDDHLVLELGMNFLTADDMSAILGVKLRKRLGFGMWAKLHLTGMHVEGKPNMLVVDMEKFISPQPENWFSVNVKEPVAYVIVEVVEGADMKPSDLNGLADPYVKGQLGPYRFRTKIQRKTLSPQWREEFKIPIVTWESENVLAIEVRDKDTFVDDALGNCSVCIADLRDGKRHDIWLPLENIRTGRLHLGITVYEDRKKVEEYPSQTETLNVEENEGSPKSETKNDKASTSPVSMEPEKGIDNFEPIDVKGQKETGIWVHRPGSEASKTWEPRKGPSRRLDTEIRREPNESVSSGEIKSCTNDSSSADDSPEEKHRKISVRRGLRKLSSVFHRSPRDEDRSGSLVESAKSPQYTNVRAANAERGVKVILVDNISSTADKVVFTEGKSSNDGSDPESPGKGGNVKGMAKSIIRQAEKSARSIKYAFSRKGSRRFQIDSLGLKERDAAVESESSDDEPDTPTVCNPTTIVGVPVITEAKAPAPHNSTLKENVLPAGSSDNVKENGPSAADRSTAAAARSAKIEDDEDDNKKPRNQR
- the LOC103501763 gene encoding C2 domain-containing protein At1g53590 isoform X1, giving the protein MEVSIMIHVGFVLFLLWLLSAFNCSHVAAYFISLIYLYLVHERFFLKLRRKLQFEERKQANQRRVLTDSETVRWLNHAVEKIWPICMEQIASQKILLPIIPWFLEKYKPWTAKKAVVQHLYLGRNPPMFTEMRVLRQPSEDDHLVLELGMNFLTADDMSAILGVKLRKRLGFGMWAKLHLTGMHVEGKVLVGVKFLRDWPYLGRIRLCFAEPPYFQMTVKPIFTHGLDVTELPGIAGWLDKLLSIAFEQTLVEPNMLVVDMEKFISPQPENWFSVNVKEPVAYVIVEVVEGADMKPSDLNGLADPYVKGQLGPYRFRTKIQRKTLSPQWREEFKIPIVTWESENVLAIEVRDKDTFVDDALGNCSVCIADLRDGKRHDIWLPLENIRTGRLHLGITVYEDRKKVEEYPSQTETLNVEENEGSPKSETKNDKASTSPVSMEPEKGIDNFEPIDVKGQKETGIWVHRPGSEASKTWEPRKGPSRRLDTEIRREPNESVSSGEIKSCTNDSSSADDSPEEKHRKISVRRGLRKLSSVFHRSPRDEDRSGSLVESAKSPQYTNVRAANAERGVKVILVDNISSTADKVVFTEGKSSNDGSDPESPGKGGNVKGMAKSIIRQAEKSARSIKYAFSRKGSRRFQIDSLGLKERDAAVESESSDDEPDTPTVCNPTTIVGVPVITEAKAPAPHNSTLKENVLPAGSSDNVKENGPSAADRSTAAAARSAKIEDDEDDNKKPRNQR
- the LOC103501763 gene encoding C2 domain-containing protein At1g53590 isoform X3; amino-acid sequence: MPKKAVVQHLYLGRNPPMFTEMRVLRQPSEDDHLVLELGMNFLTADDMSAILGVKLRKRLGFGMWAKLHLTGMHVEGKVLVGVKFLRDWPYLGRIRLCFAEPPYFQMTVKPIFTHGLDVTELPGIAGWLDKLLSIAFEQTLVEPNMLVVDMEKFISPQPENWFSVNVKEPVAYVIVEVVEGADMKPSDLNGLADPYVKGQLGPYRFRTKIQRKTLSPQWREEFKIPIVTWESENVLAIEVRDKDTFVDDALGNCSVCIADLRDGKRHDIWLPLENIRTGRLHLGITVYEDRKKVEEYPSQTETLNVEENEGSPKSETKNDKASTSPVSMEPEKGIDNFEPIDVKGQKETGIWVHRPGSEASKTWEPRKGPSRRLDTEIRREPNESVSSGEIKSCTNDSSSADDSPEEKHRKISVRRGLRKLSSVFHRSPRDEDRSGSLVESAKSPQYTNVRAANAERGVKVILVDNISSTADKVVFTEGKSSNDGSDPESPGKGGNVKGMAKSIIRQAEKSARSIKYAFSRKGSRRFQIDSLGLKERDAAVESESSDDEPDTPTVCNPTTIVGVPVITEAKAPAPHNSTLKENVLPAGSSDNVKENGPSAADRSTAAAARSAKIEDDEDDNKKPRNQR